The Burkholderia mayonis DNA window GAATCAGGAGCGGCACCTTGTATTCGGCGAGCAGTTTCGCGATCTCGCGCGTCTTCGCCGCCGAATACGACGAGATCCCGATGTAGAGCGCCTTGCCCTGCTGGACGGCCGTCGCGAGCGCACTCGCGGTTTCCTCGAGCGGCGTGTGCGCGTCGAAGCGGTGCGAGTAGAAGATGTCGACGTAGTCGAGCCCCATCCGTTGCAGGCTCTGATCGAGGCTCGCGAGCACGTACTTGCGCGAGCCGCCGCCGCTGCCGTACGGACCGGGCCACATGTCCCAGCCGGCCTTCGTCGAAATCAGGAGTTCGTCGCGATACGGCTTGAAGTCCTCGCGCAGCAGCCGGCCGAAGTTCGTTTCGGCGCTGCCGTACGGCGGCCCGTAGTTGTTCGCGAGATCGAAATGGGTGATGCCGAGGTCGAATGCGGTGCGCAGGATCTCGCGCTGCGTCGAGATCGGCGTCGTGTCGCCGAAGTTGTGCCACAAGCCGAGCGAAAGCGCCGGCAGTTTGAGCCCGGATGTGCCGCATACGCGATACTGCATATCCGCATAGCGTTCGGAAGCTGCTTCGTAGGCCATCTGAATTCCCGTCAGGACGTTGAGCGAGGCCGGACGCGATCCGGCCGGACGAACCTCAGCCGGCCATGTTAGCCAACGATCGCGAATCGTGCAGCAATGCACTGCCGCGATGGACGTGACGGCGGCGCTCCCCTACACTGCGGCGTCTTCATCATCCGTTTCAGCGAGGATTTTCATGACTCGAGCGATTTCCGTTGCGCTCATCGTCGGCGGCGTCGTGCTGCTGTATTTCGGCGGCCAGTCGTTTCATTCGATCAACGACGGCATCGCGCGCTTCTTCACCGGCTCGCCTTCGACGAAGACGACCATGCTGATCGCGGGCGGCGTGGTCGCGACGCTCGTCGGGCTGATCGGCCTGTCGATGCCGAGCGGCAAGCGCTGACGCGCTCGTGCTTTCGGCATTGCCCCCAAGACGAAAACGGGCGGCCCGCATGCGGGCCGCCCGGTCGTTGTCCGATCATCAGTTGCTTGCACGCGATGCAAGGCCGTGCGCATCCGATTCCGCATGAAACGAACGCGCGGCACGCGACGCATCGCTAATCGCGAATCGCGCCGCCCCCCGCCGCCGCGAACGGCGAACTAGAAGCGCACTTCCGGCTTCGACGCCGAGCGCGAGCCCGGAACCGGTCGATTG harbors:
- a CDS encoding DUF3185 family protein, whose product is MTRAISVALIVGGVVLLYFGGQSFHSINDGIARFFTGSPSTKTTMLIAGGVVATLVGLIGLSMPSGKR
- the mgrA gene encoding L-glyceraldehyde 3-phosphate reductase → MAYEAASERYADMQYRVCGTSGLKLPALSLGLWHNFGDTTPISTQREILRTAFDLGITHFDLANNYGPPYGSAETNFGRLLREDFKPYRDELLISTKAGWDMWPGPYGSGGGSRKYVLASLDQSLQRMGLDYVDIFYSHRFDAHTPLEETASALATAVQQGKALYIGISSYSAAKTREIAKLLAEYKVPLLIHQPAYNLLNRWIERELLDALDGTGSGCIAFTPLAQGLLTSKYLNGVPADARINKPGGGSLKDGHLSAQNLEHVRKLNEIAQRRGQSLAQMALAWVLRDPRVTSALIGASRAEQVRENVAALQQLAFSDDEIAEIDRYATEGGINLWEKPSTDQAI